One region of Microbacterium sufflavum genomic DNA includes:
- a CDS encoding ABC transporter ATP-binding protein produces MAQIELVGVEKSYGRPRRGHEARKAVSDLSYVIEDGHFVSLLGPSGCGKTTTLDMIAGLEDISGGEILIDGRRVDDLDPDKRDLAFVFQDYALYPHMSVYENIAFGLRMRKVAKDEIDRRVRDAARRLDIAHVLDVKPKSLSGGQRQRVALARAIARRPAVFLFDEPLSNLDALLRDQTRSELKVLHRELGATSVYVTHDQEEAMTLSDRIAVMSRGRLEQYGSPYEVYHEPATEFVASFVGKPRMNLFTAKRGERGRHVLPGTAFGVESGALPEEIRVGLRPEECDLRRPLAGEQPHGTVVAVEPLGNVSDVHLTMGDVEFLVRVPGFGSYGVGDAVVVDLTRARLHCFDPETGRRLAVS; encoded by the coding sequence ATGGCACAGATCGAACTGGTGGGCGTCGAGAAGTCGTACGGACGCCCGAGGCGCGGGCACGAGGCCCGCAAGGCGGTCTCCGACCTCAGCTACGTGATCGAGGACGGGCACTTCGTCTCGCTGCTCGGTCCCTCCGGCTGCGGCAAGACCACCACGCTCGACATGATCGCCGGACTGGAGGACATCTCGGGCGGGGAGATCCTCATCGACGGGCGGCGGGTCGACGACCTCGACCCCGACAAGCGCGACCTGGCGTTCGTGTTCCAGGACTACGCGCTGTATCCGCACATGAGCGTCTACGAGAACATCGCGTTCGGGCTGCGCATGCGCAAGGTCGCCAAGGACGAGATCGACCGTCGGGTGCGCGACGCCGCCCGACGGCTCGACATCGCCCACGTGCTCGACGTGAAGCCCAAGAGCCTGTCGGGTGGACAGCGGCAGCGCGTCGCCCTCGCCCGCGCCATTGCCCGGCGCCCCGCGGTGTTCCTGTTCGACGAGCCGCTGTCGAACCTCGACGCGCTGCTGCGCGACCAGACCCGCAGCGAGCTCAAGGTGCTGCACCGCGAGCTCGGCGCGACCAGCGTCTACGTCACGCACGACCAGGAGGAGGCCATGACGCTCTCCGACCGGATCGCCGTGATGAGCCGCGGACGGCTGGAGCAGTACGGCAGCCCGTACGAGGTGTACCACGAGCCGGCGACCGAGTTCGTGGCGTCGTTCGTGGGCAAACCGCGCATGAACCTGTTCACGGCGAAGCGGGGCGAGCGTGGCAGGCACGTGCTCCCGGGGACCGCGTTCGGCGTGGAGTCGGGTGCGCTGCCCGAGGAGATCCGCGTCGGACTGCGCCCGGAGGAGTGCGACCTGCGGCGACCGCTGGCCGGTGAGCAGCCGCACGGCACCGTCGTCGCGGTGGAGCCGCTCGGCAACGTCTCCGACGTGCACCTCACGATGGGCGACGTCGAGTTCCTCGTGCGCGTCCCCGGGTTCGGCTCCTACGGCGTCGGCGACGCGGTGGTGGTCGACCTGACCCGCGCGCGCCTGCACTGCTTCGACCCCGAGACCGGGAGGCGCCTCGCCGTGTCGTGA
- a CDS encoding amino acid ABC transporter substrate-binding protein/permease has protein sequence MSRNPSSTARRLRRFARTATASALAALVAAGALLAGAAPAAAEGETYVIGTDTTFAPFEFTDANGELVGIDMDLLRAIAKDQGFEVEIRQLGFDAAVQALQSNQVDAVMAGMSITEERQQTFDFSDPYFTSGVQLGVLESSDIESLDDLDGKAVAVKTGTQGQTFAEENQEKYGFRITPYQDTTDMVDAVKAGQAVGYFEDFPVLAYGIQQGSGFRLIGDPELGGEYGFAVNKGQNAELLKMFNAGLANLQDSGEYDEIVDTYLASGEGEPSAQPTDIISVAVKYWPALMQGLWLTILATIVAVVAAFILGIIFGFGRISKFAPFRWVATAYVYVFRGTPILIQAFFVFFAIPQLIPDLKFDPFVAGAITLSLNTGAYMTEIIRGGIQAVDPGQAEASRSLGLSHWKTMRKVVLPQAFRIMIPSFVNQGIITLKDTSLISVIGLAELTFVSRQIIASTYLSAQVLTIVAIIYFVVITLLTLLANRLERTLNA, from the coding sequence GTGAGCCGAAATCCATCCTCCACGGCGCGCCGCCTGCGCCGCTTCGCCCGGACGGCGACCGCCTCCGCGCTCGCCGCGCTCGTCGCCGCCGGGGCGCTCCTCGCCGGAGCCGCGCCCGCCGCGGCCGAGGGCGAGACCTACGTGATCGGCACCGACACCACGTTCGCCCCGTTCGAGTTCACGGACGCGAACGGCGAGCTCGTCGGCATCGACATGGACCTGCTGCGCGCGATCGCGAAGGACCAGGGCTTCGAGGTCGAGATCCGCCAGCTGGGCTTCGACGCCGCCGTGCAGGCCCTCCAGTCCAACCAGGTCGACGCGGTGATGGCCGGCATGTCGATCACCGAGGAGCGCCAGCAGACGTTCGACTTCAGCGACCCGTACTTCACCAGCGGGGTGCAGCTGGGGGTGCTGGAGTCCAGCGACATCGAGTCGCTCGACGACCTCGACGGCAAGGCGGTCGCGGTCAAGACCGGCACGCAGGGCCAGACCTTCGCCGAGGAGAACCAGGAGAAGTACGGCTTCCGCATCACGCCGTACCAGGACACGACCGACATGGTCGACGCCGTGAAGGCCGGGCAGGCCGTCGGCTACTTCGAGGACTTCCCGGTGCTCGCGTACGGCATCCAGCAGGGGTCGGGCTTCCGGCTGATCGGCGACCCGGAGCTCGGCGGCGAGTACGGCTTCGCGGTCAACAAGGGGCAGAACGCCGAGCTGCTGAAGATGTTCAACGCGGGGCTCGCGAACCTCCAGGACTCGGGCGAGTACGACGAGATCGTCGACACGTACCTCGCCTCGGGTGAGGGCGAGCCGAGCGCGCAGCCCACCGACATCATCTCCGTCGCGGTGAAGTACTGGCCCGCGCTCATGCAGGGTCTGTGGCTCACGATCCTCGCCACGATCGTCGCGGTGGTCGCGGCCTTCATCCTCGGCATCATCTTCGGCTTCGGGCGCATCTCGAAGTTCGCGCCGTTCCGCTGGGTCGCCACGGCCTACGTGTACGTCTTCCGCGGCACCCCGATCCTGATCCAGGCGTTCTTCGTCTTCTTCGCGATCCCGCAGCTGATCCCCGACCTGAAGTTCGACCCGTTCGTGGCCGGCGCGATCACCCTGTCGCTCAACACCGGTGCGTACATGACCGAGATCATCCGCGGCGGCATCCAGGCGGTCGACCCCGGTCAGGCCGAGGCCTCGCGTTCGCTGGGCCTGAGCCACTGGAAGACGATGCGCAAGGTCGTGCTGCCGCAGGCGTTCCGCATCATGATCCCCTCGTTCGTGAACCAGGGCATCATCACCCTCAAGGACACCTCGCTCATCAGCGTGATCGGCCTCGCGGAGCTGACCTTCGTGTCGCGCCAGATCATCGCCTCCACCTACCTGTCGGCGCAGGTGCTCACCATCGTCGCCATCATCTACTTCGTCGTGATCACGCTGCTGACGCTGCTCGCGAACCGCCTGGAGAGGACGCTCAACGCATGA
- a CDS encoding amino acid ABC transporter ATP-binding protein: MSKIDVRNLHKSFGDNEVLKGIDLTVDDGEVVAVIGPSGSGKSTLLRCLNKLEEPTSGHVVIDGVDLTDKSVKLDEVRQRIGMVFQHFNLFPHMTVLENITLAPVELGRMTKAQACERALSLLERVGLSEKADAKPASLSGGQKQRVAIARALAMDPEIMLFDEATSALDPEMVGEVLQVIRDLAEGGMTMVLVTHEMGFAREVSDRTVFMDGGVVVEEAAPAELFGSPKNERLQDFLSKVL, from the coding sequence ATGAGCAAGATCGACGTCAGGAACCTGCACAAGTCGTTCGGCGACAACGAGGTCCTGAAGGGCATCGACCTCACGGTCGACGACGGCGAGGTCGTCGCGGTGATCGGGCCCTCCGGCTCGGGCAAGTCCACGCTGCTGCGCTGCCTCAACAAGCTCGAGGAGCCGACCTCGGGGCACGTCGTCATCGACGGCGTCGACCTCACCGACAAGAGCGTCAAGCTCGACGAGGTGCGCCAGCGCATCGGCATGGTCTTCCAGCACTTCAACCTGTTCCCGCACATGACCGTGCTGGAGAACATCACCCTCGCGCCGGTCGAGCTCGGCCGCATGACCAAGGCCCAGGCGTGCGAGCGGGCGCTGTCGCTGCTGGAGCGCGTCGGGCTGTCGGAGAAGGCGGACGCCAAGCCCGCATCGCTCTCCGGCGGCCAGAAGCAGCGGGTCGCCATCGCCCGTGCGCTCGCGATGGACCCCGAGATCATGCTGTTCGACGAGGCCACCAGCGCGCTCGACCCGGAGATGGTCGGCGAGGTGCTGCAGGTGATCCGCGACCTCGCCGAGGGCGGCATGACCATGGTGCTCGTGACGCACGAGATGGGCTTCGCGCGCGAGGTGTCCGACCGCACGGTGTTCATGGACGGCGGGGTCGTGGTCGAGGAGGCTGCGCCGGCCGAGCTGTTCGGCTCCCCCAAGAACGAGCGCCTGCAGGACTTCCTGTCGAAGGTGCTCTGA
- a CDS encoding MFS transporter, whose translation MTAESVDEPVQDPPARRRRLHPAWTVALVALIALIGAAGFRAAPGVLMVPLEEEFGWTTAELSLAVSVNLLLYGLIAPFAAALMQRFGIRAVTVTALFVIGAGAALSVLVATPAQLILTWGVLIGLGTGSMALVFAATITDTWFATRRGLVSGVLTAGSATGQLIFLPVIAAAAEDIGWRGASFIIAGGALAVAPLVWIFVRNRPSDLGVGRYGEPAPASPPAPLPRGNAWGAAALALRTLREAARTKTFWALAIGFAICGATTNGLIGTHFIPSAHDHGMPTTTAAGLLAVVGIFDIAGTVFSGWLTDRVNPRILLAAYYALRGVSLLFLPSLLSAEVQPSIIVFIVIYGLDWVATVPPTIALCREVFGDRGPLVFGWVFAAHQIGAGIASILAGLVRDHTGQYTVAWFAAAGLCAVAALVSATIRRHPAPVRE comes from the coding sequence ATGACCGCCGAGTCCGTCGACGAGCCCGTACAGGACCCACCTGCACGCCGTCGCCGCCTCCACCCCGCCTGGACGGTCGCGCTCGTCGCCCTCATCGCCCTGATCGGCGCCGCGGGGTTCCGGGCGGCGCCGGGCGTGCTCATGGTGCCGCTGGAGGAGGAGTTCGGCTGGACGACGGCCGAGCTGTCGCTCGCGGTCTCCGTCAACCTGCTGCTGTACGGGCTGATCGCCCCCTTCGCGGCCGCGCTCATGCAACGCTTCGGCATCCGCGCGGTCACCGTCACCGCCCTGTTCGTGATCGGTGCGGGCGCCGCCCTGAGCGTGCTCGTCGCCACCCCCGCGCAGCTCATCCTCACGTGGGGCGTGCTGATCGGACTCGGCACCGGGTCGATGGCGCTCGTGTTCGCTGCGACCATCACCGACACCTGGTTCGCGACGCGCCGCGGTCTCGTGTCCGGCGTGCTCACCGCGGGCAGCGCCACCGGACAGCTGATCTTCCTGCCGGTCATCGCGGCCGCGGCGGAGGACATCGGCTGGCGAGGGGCGTCGTTCATCATCGCGGGCGGCGCGCTCGCGGTCGCGCCCCTGGTGTGGATCTTCGTGCGCAACCGCCCGAGCGACCTCGGCGTCGGACGGTACGGCGAGCCCGCGCCCGCCTCCCCACCGGCACCCCTGCCCCGAGGCAACGCCTGGGGTGCCGCCGCCCTCGCCCTCCGCACGCTCCGCGAGGCCGCCCGCACCAAGACGTTCTGGGCCCTCGCGATCGGCTTCGCGATCTGCGGCGCGACCACCAACGGCCTGATCGGCACGCACTTCATCCCCAGCGCGCACGACCACGGCATGCCGACCACGACCGCCGCCGGACTCCTGGCCGTGGTCGGGATCTTCGACATCGCGGGCACCGTGTTCTCCGGCTGGCTGACCGACCGCGTCAACCCGCGCATCCTGCTCGCCGCGTACTACGCCCTGCGCGGGGTGAGCCTGCTGTTCCTGCCCAGCCTGCTGTCGGCCGAGGTGCAGCCCAGCATCATCGTGTTCATCGTGATCTACGGCCTCGACTGGGTCGCCACGGTGCCGCCGACGATCGCGCTGTGCCGCGAGGTGTTCGGCGACCGCGGCCCGCTGGTGTTCGGCTGGGTGTTCGCCGCCCATCAGATCGGTGCGGGCATCGCCTCGATCCTCGCGGGGCTCGTGCGCGACCACACCGGTCAGTACACGGTCGCGTGGTTCGCCGCGGCCGGCCTCTGCGCCGTCGCGGCGCTGGTCAGCGCGACCATCCGTCGCCACCCCGCACCCGTCCGCGAGTAG